The Fusarium keratoplasticum isolate Fu6.1 chromosome 8, whole genome shotgun sequence genome includes a region encoding these proteins:
- a CDS encoding Actin-related protein, ARP2 class, whose product MANPPPIVLDGGTGFLKVGYAAQNFPEHQYPSIVGRPILRSEEQTDSDLVIKDIMCGDEAAAARTMLQISYPMENGIVKKWDDMEHLWDYTFFEKLKVDPQGQKILLTEPPMNPLKNREKMCEVMFDRYGFGGVYVAIQAVLALYAQGLSSGVVVDSGDGVTHIVPVYESVVLNHLTKRLDVAGRDVTRNLIKLLLRRGYALNRTADFETVRQIKEKLCYVSYDLELDKRLSEDTTVLVEDYTLPDGRVIRVGSERFEAPECLFQPHLVDSESPGLGEFLFNTIQSADVDIRSSLFKAIVLSGGSSMYPGLPSRLEKELKQLWLTRALQGNPERLSKFKVRIEDPPRRRHMVFLGGAVLANIMADKESMWVTKAEWEEQGPRVLEKLGPR is encoded by the exons ATGGCCAACCCCCCACCCATTG TCCTCGACGGCGGTACCGGTTTCCTCAAGGTCGGATATGCCGCGCAGAACTTTCCCGAGCACCAGTACCCGTCCATCGTCGGCCGGCCGATCCTCCGGTCTGAGGAGCAGACGGACAGCGACCTGGTGATCAAGGACATCATGTGCGGTgacgaggccgccgccgcccgaACGATGCTTCAGATCAGCTATCCCATGGAGAACGGCATCGTCAAGAAGTGGGATGACATGGAGCACCTCTGGGATTATACcttctttgagaagctcaaggtggATCCTCAGGGCCAGAAGATCCTCTTGACAGAGCCGCCGATGAACCCGCTCAAGAACCGGGAGAAGATGTGCGAGGTCATGTTTGATCGATATGGATTCGGAGGTGTTTACGTTGCCATCCAGGCCGTCCTGGCCCTGTACGCGCAAG GTCTGAGCTCTGGTGTTGTCGTCGACTCGGGTGATGGTGTCACACACATTGTCCCCGTCTACGAATCCGTGGTCCTCAACCACCTTACAAAGCGATTAGATGTTGCCGGCCGAGACGTGACGCGCAACCTGATCAAGCTGCTCCTGCGCCGTGGATACGCCCTCAACCGAACCGCCGATTTCGAGACTGTCCgccagatcaaggagaagctaTGCTACGTGTCATACGACCTGGAGCTGGACAAGCGCCTGAGCGAGGATACCACGGTGCTTGTGGAGGATTACACCCTGCCGGACGGACGTGTGATCCGCGTGGGTAGCGAGCGATTCGAGGCGCCCGAGTGTCTGTTCCAGCCTCACCTTGTCGATAGCGAGTCGCCCGGCCTGGGCGAGTTCCTGTTCAACACGATCCAGTCTGCCGACGTGGACATCCGCTCGTCCCTGTTCAAGGCGATCGTCCTGtccggcggcagcagcatgTACCCGGGACTCCCCTCGCGACTGGAGAAGGAGCTGAAGCAGCTGTGGCTCACGCGGGCGCTGCAGGGCAACCCGGAGCGTCTGAGCAAGTTCAAGGTGCGGATAGAGGATCCCCCGCGACGGCGACACATGGTGTTCCTGGGCGGTGCGGTGCTGGCCAACATCATGGCGGACAAGGAGAGCATGTGGGTTACCAAGGCGGAGTGGGAGGAGCAGGGACCGCGGGTGCTGGAGAAGCTAGGACCGCGATAG